A single Micromonospora sp. CCTCC AA 2012012 DNA region contains:
- a CDS encoding cytochrome P450 yields MATTPADRSPESTWAFLREGYRFGSSRYERYGSDIFQTRLLLERTICLRGRPAAVLFYDPERFVRAGAMPRRGQRTLTGVGGVQGLDGGAHGARKAMFLSLMTPSALRQLGQLFDDEWRARIPDWERSGSVVLYDEVGRMLTRAVCAWAGVPLDTGEVARRTAQLHAMIEGPAVLGLRHWRGLLARRRAERWLADVVDRVRAGTLPAPEGSALRVIAEHRDERGRPLPRRIAAVELLNVLRPTVAVDRYVVFAALALHDHPAWRERVRDDPDATEWFVQEVRRHYPFFPFAAARVRRSFDWQGHHFPTGRRVLLDLYGTNHHPQLWPDPERFNPERFAGWRDDPYGLVPQGGGEHLAGHRCAGEWLTIELIKRAVGLLTTAMRYEVPPQDLAVSLNRMPTLPPSGFVLDGVRRTA; encoded by the coding sequence ATGGCCACCACCCCCGCCGACCGCAGTCCGGAGAGCACGTGGGCGTTCCTCCGTGAGGGGTACCGGTTCGGCAGCTCCCGCTACGAGCGGTACGGAAGTGACATCTTCCAGACCCGGCTCCTGCTGGAGCGGACCATCTGCCTGCGCGGCCGGCCGGCGGCGGTGCTCTTCTACGACCCGGAGCGGTTCGTCCGCGCGGGCGCGATGCCCAGACGGGGACAACGCACCCTCACCGGCGTCGGCGGTGTGCAGGGGCTCGACGGCGGCGCGCACGGGGCCCGCAAGGCGATGTTCCTGTCGCTGATGACGCCGAGCGCGCTGCGGCAGCTCGGTCAGCTCTTCGACGACGAGTGGCGGGCCCGCATCCCCGACTGGGAACGGTCCGGGTCGGTGGTCCTCTACGACGAGGTCGGCCGGATGCTGACCCGGGCGGTCTGCGCCTGGGCCGGCGTCCCGCTCGACACCGGCGAGGTGGCCCGGCGTACGGCCCAGCTGCACGCGATGATCGAGGGGCCGGCCGTGCTCGGCCTCCGGCACTGGCGTGGCCTGCTCGCCCGTCGCCGGGCCGAACGCTGGCTCGCCGACGTGGTGGACCGGGTCCGGGCCGGCACGCTCCCCGCGCCGGAGGGCAGTGCGCTCCGGGTGATCGCCGAGCACCGGGACGAGCGGGGTCGGCCGCTGCCCCGCCGGATCGCCGCCGTGGAGCTGCTCAACGTGCTGCGCCCGACGGTCGCCGTCGACCGGTACGTGGTCTTCGCCGCCCTCGCCCTGCACGACCACCCGGCGTGGCGGGAGCGGGTCCGCGACGACCCGGACGCCACCGAGTGGTTCGTCCAGGAGGTCCGCCGCCACTATCCGTTCTTCCCGTTCGCGGCGGCCCGGGTGCGCCGGTCCTTCGACTGGCAGGGGCACCACTTCCCGACCGGCCGTCGGGTGCTGCTGGACCTGTACGGCACCAACCACCACCCGCAGCTGTGGCCGGATCCGGAGCGGTTCAACCCGGAGCGCTTCGCCGGCTGGCGGGACGACCCGTACGGCCTGGTGCCGCAGGGCGGCGGTGAGCACCTGGCCGGGCACCGCTGCGCCGGCGAGTGGCTGACCATCGAGCTGATCAAGCGGGCCGTCGGCCTGCTCACCACCGCCATGCGCTACGAGGTGCCGCCGCAGGACCTGGCGGTGAGCCTGAACCGGATGCCCACCCTCCCGCCCAGCGGCTTCGTCCTCGACGGCGTCCGCCGCACCGCCTGA
- the nadD gene encoding nicotinate-nucleotide adenylyltransferase, producing MEEDIRRIGIMGGTFDPIHHGHLVAASEVADRFGLDEVVFVPTGQPWQKADEPVTPAEDRYLMTVIATASNPRFQVSRVDIDRAGPTYTVDTLRDLHAEYGPKVQLFFITGADALERILSWKDLDEVLELAHFIGVTRPGFELSDKHLPADTVSLVQVPAMAISSTDCRARVARGEPVWYLVPDGVVQYIAKRRLYQR from the coding sequence GTGGAGGAAGACATCCGGCGGATCGGCATCATGGGCGGGACCTTCGACCCGATCCACCACGGGCACCTCGTCGCGGCCAGCGAGGTGGCGGACCGGTTCGGGCTGGACGAGGTGGTCTTCGTCCCGACCGGCCAGCCCTGGCAGAAGGCGGACGAGCCGGTCACCCCCGCCGAGGACCGCTACCTGATGACGGTCATCGCCACCGCGTCCAACCCGCGCTTCCAGGTCAGCCGGGTCGACATCGACCGGGCCGGCCCCACCTACACCGTCGACACCCTGCGCGACCTGCACGCCGAGTACGGCCCGAAGGTGCAGCTCTTCTTCATCACCGGCGCGGACGCGCTGGAGCGGATCCTGTCGTGGAAGGACCTGGACGAGGTCCTCGAGCTGGCCCACTTCATCGGGGTGACCCGACCCGGCTTCGAGCTTTCCGACAAGCACCTCCCCGCCGACACGGTGAGCCTGGTGCAGGTGCCGGCGATGGCCATCTCCTCCACCGACTGCCGCGCCCGGGTCGCCCGCGGCGAGCCGGTCTGGTACCTGGTGCCGGACGGTGTGGTGCAGTACATCGCCAAACGACGCCTCTACCAGCGGTAA
- a CDS encoding histidine phosphatase family protein, translating to MTRLIIWRHGNTDWNAASRVQGQTDVPLNDLGREQARAAAPVLAGLRPDAIVASDLRRAADTAAALAALTGLPVRTDVRLRERHFGRWQGLALTEVAERFPDEYARWRAGDPDPGADIESLDDLGERIGAGFRAAADLAVGGTVVVTTHGGGARQGVGHLLGWDHAVLRGVGSLSNCHWTELRHDDVRGWHLRAHNVGLITQPALTEAV from the coding sequence ATGACCCGACTGATCATCTGGCGGCACGGCAACACCGACTGGAACGCCGCCAGCCGGGTCCAGGGGCAGACCGACGTACCCCTCAACGACCTCGGCCGGGAGCAGGCCCGGGCCGCCGCGCCGGTGCTGGCCGGGCTCCGGCCCGACGCCATCGTCGCCAGCGACCTGCGCCGCGCCGCCGACACGGCCGCCGCGCTCGCGGCGCTGACCGGCCTTCCGGTCCGCACCGACGTCCGGCTGCGGGAGCGGCACTTCGGCCGCTGGCAGGGCCTGGCCCTCACCGAGGTCGCCGAGCGCTTCCCCGACGAGTACGCCCGCTGGCGGGCCGGCGACCCCGACCCGGGCGCCGACATCGAGAGCCTCGACGACCTGGGCGAGCGGATCGGGGCCGGGTTCCGGGCCGCGGCCGACCTCGCCGTCGGCGGCACCGTCGTGGTGACCACCCACGGCGGCGGCGCCCGGCAGGGCGTCGGGCACCTGCTCGGCTGGGACCACGCCGTGCTGCGCGGCGTCGGATCGCTCTCCAACTGCCACTGGACGGAACTGCGGCACGACGACGTCCGGGGCTGGCACCTGCGGGCCCACAATGTCGGCCTGATCACCCAACCGGCGCTCACCGAGGCGGTCTGA
- a CDS encoding DegV family protein has translation MPVAVVTDSTAYLPPELVREHRLTVVPLTVVLNGAEGLEGVETFPADATRALGGRRVSVSTSRPAPEQFAQVYRALLAEGADGVVSVHLSAELSGTVEAARLAAAEVGDRVEVVDSRSTGMGLGFPVLAAATAAEHGTDLPGVRQAALDAIERTTIWFYVDTLEFLRRGGRINAAEALLGTALSVKPIMHMPDGAIVLKDKVRTASRGIARLVDLAVEAAGEAEVDLAVHHLAAPQRAEQLLEALRARFGDRLHDTYVSEAGAVVAAHAGPGLACVVIHRRPS, from the coding sequence ATGCCCGTCGCGGTCGTCACCGACTCCACCGCCTACCTTCCGCCCGAGCTGGTGCGGGAGCACCGGCTCACCGTCGTCCCGCTGACCGTCGTGCTCAACGGTGCGGAAGGGCTGGAGGGCGTCGAGACGTTCCCCGCCGACGCCACCCGCGCGCTGGGCGGCCGCCGGGTCTCGGTGAGCACGTCCCGGCCGGCACCCGAGCAGTTCGCGCAGGTCTATCGCGCGCTGCTCGCCGAGGGCGCCGACGGCGTCGTGTCGGTGCACCTCTCCGCCGAACTCTCCGGCACGGTGGAGGCCGCCCGGCTGGCCGCCGCCGAGGTCGGCGACCGGGTCGAGGTGGTCGACAGCCGGTCCACCGGGATGGGCCTCGGCTTTCCGGTCCTCGCCGCCGCGACGGCCGCCGAGCACGGCACCGACCTGCCCGGGGTACGCCAGGCCGCGCTGGACGCCATCGAGCGCACCACCATCTGGTTCTATGTCGACACGCTGGAGTTCCTCCGCCGGGGCGGCCGGATCAACGCCGCCGAGGCGCTGCTCGGCACCGCCCTCTCGGTGAAGCCGATCATGCACATGCCGGACGGCGCGATCGTGCTCAAGGACAAGGTGCGTACCGCCAGCCGGGGCATCGCCCGCCTGGTGGACCTGGCCGTCGAGGCGGCCGGCGAGGCCGAGGTGGATCTCGCCGTGCACCACCTGGCCGCGCCGCAGCGCGCCGAGCAGCTCCTGGAGGCGTTGCGCGCCCGGTTCGGCGACCGGCTGCACGACACGTACGTCTCCGAGGCCGGGGCCGTCGTCGCCGCGCACGCCGGGCCGGGCCTGGCCTGCGTGGTGATCCACCGCCGCCCGTCCTGA
- a CDS encoding FAD-dependent oxidoreductase, with product MTTVKTAIVIGGGIAGPVTALALRRAGITATVHEAYPSTADGIGGTLALAPNGVAALRVVGADRAVTAIGTPIHRTRMAVGRRRIDLPGLSGVPPLHVVHRNALHQALHEHARAEGIVVEHGRRLVDARETDTGVTARFADGGTATADVLIGADGVRSTVRTLIDRDAPGPRFTGLLGFEGVARHEVDAAPGTMTFAFGRRGYYLYWPEPGGGTRWGVNLPQERPMSLAEARAVPPAEWMRTLRTAYGDDDPGRDLLASTDADDVQAVGSLHIMPSVPRWHRGRMVLVGDAAHAPSNSSGQGASLAIESAVQLARCLRDLPDVRSAFTAFEQLRRARVEKVAARAARINRTKAPGPVGRALLPLLMPLLVRTAMDPEKTIGAEQRYLIDWDAPVASASTDG from the coding sequence ATGACCACCGTGAAGACAGCGATCGTCATCGGCGGCGGCATCGCCGGCCCGGTGACCGCGCTGGCCCTGCGCCGCGCCGGCATCACCGCCACCGTCCACGAGGCGTACCCGAGTACCGCCGACGGCATCGGCGGCACCCTCGCCCTCGCCCCCAACGGCGTCGCGGCCCTGCGCGTCGTCGGCGCGGACCGGGCCGTCACCGCGATCGGCACCCCCATCCACCGGACCAGGATGGCCGTCGGTCGCAGGCGCATCGACCTGCCCGGCCTGAGCGGTGTGCCACCGCTGCACGTGGTGCACCGCAACGCCCTCCACCAGGCGCTGCACGAGCACGCCCGGGCCGAGGGCATCGTCGTCGAGCACGGCCGGCGCCTGGTCGACGCGCGGGAGACCGACACCGGCGTCACCGCCCGCTTCGCCGACGGCGGCACCGCCACGGCGGACGTCCTGATCGGGGCCGACGGCGTCCGGTCGACCGTCCGCACCCTGATCGACCGGGACGCCCCCGGCCCGCGCTTCACCGGGCTGCTCGGCTTCGAGGGGGTGGCCCGGCACGAGGTCGACGCCGCCCCGGGCACCATGACCTTCGCCTTCGGCCGGCGCGGCTACTACCTGTACTGGCCGGAGCCGGGTGGCGGCACCCGGTGGGGCGTCAACCTCCCCCAGGAGCGGCCGATGAGCCTCGCCGAGGCCCGCGCGGTGCCCCCGGCCGAGTGGATGCGGACGCTGCGCACCGCGTACGGCGACGACGACCCGGGCCGCGATCTGCTGGCGAGCACCGACGCCGACGACGTGCAGGCGGTGGGCTCCCTGCACATCATGCCGAGCGTGCCGCGCTGGCACCGGGGTCGGATGGTGCTGGTCGGCGACGCGGCGCACGCGCCCTCCAACAGTTCCGGGCAGGGGGCGTCGCTGGCGATCGAGAGCGCGGTGCAGCTGGCCCGCTGCCTGCGTGACCTGCCGGACGTCCGGTCGGCGTTCACCGCCTTCGAGCAGCTGCGGCGCGCCCGGGTGGAGAAGGTGGCCGCCCGGGCGGCCCGGATCAACCGGACCAAGGCGCCCGGTCCGGTGGGCCGGGCGCTGCTGCCGCTGTTGATGCCGTTGCTGGTGCGGACCGCGATGGACCCGGAGAAGACGATCGGCGCCGAGCAGCGCTACCTGATCGATTGGGACGCCCCGGTGGCGTCGGCGTCGACCGACGGTTGA
- a CDS encoding PadR family transcriptional regulator: MEDDVARQRKVGNLVALAVLSVLVERPRHPYEIATTLRTWGKDQDMEIKWGSFYTVVRNMERHGLIEAVESVREGRRPERTVYRITDAGRAELVDWARELISTPEPEQPRFRAGLSVLAALHPDEATALLGQRLARLEDDIRAGRAALAEQLRSVPRLFLIESDHDLAMRAAEAAWVRSLLAELTSGSYPGLAEWRAFHDAGDRPAEPTDGPEGSGPTP, encoded by the coding sequence GTGGAGGACGACGTGGCCCGGCAGCGCAAGGTGGGCAACCTGGTGGCCCTCGCCGTGCTCTCCGTCCTCGTCGAGCGACCCCGACACCCCTACGAGATCGCCACCACCCTGCGCACCTGGGGCAAGGACCAGGACATGGAGATCAAGTGGGGGTCCTTCTACACGGTCGTCCGCAACATGGAGCGACACGGCCTGATCGAGGCCGTGGAGAGCGTCCGGGAGGGCCGGCGCCCGGAACGCACCGTCTACCGGATCACCGACGCCGGTCGGGCCGAGTTGGTCGACTGGGCCCGCGAGTTGATCTCCACCCCCGAGCCGGAGCAGCCCCGGTTCCGGGCCGGCCTCTCGGTGCTCGCCGCCCTGCACCCCGACGAGGCGACAGCTCTCCTGGGACAGCGGCTGGCGCGGCTGGAGGACGACATCAGGGCCGGTCGGGCGGCGCTCGCCGAGCAACTGCGGAGCGTGCCACGGCTCTTCCTGATCGAGTCCGACCACGATCTCGCCATGCGTGCGGCGGAAGCGGCCTGGGTCCGGTCCCTGCTGGCCGAACTCACCTCGGGCAGCTATCCGGGCCTGGCCGAATGGCGGGCCTTCCACGACGCCGGCGACCGGCCGGCGGAGCCGACCGACGGTCCGGAAGGGAGCGGCCCCACCCCGTGA
- the rsfS gene encoding ribosome silencing factor, translating to MTVSERAHELAMAAAQAAADKKAQDIVIIDVGDQLAITDAFLVASAPNERQVLAIVDAIEERLLELPEKAKPLRREGERGGRWVLLDYVDIVVHVQHTEEREFYALDRLWKDCPQIPFVDRDLVEADSAAGSTAE from the coding sequence GTGACAGTTTCCGAACGCGCTCACGAGCTGGCGATGGCCGCCGCCCAGGCCGCGGCCGACAAGAAGGCACAGGACATCGTCATCATCGACGTGGGCGACCAACTCGCCATCACCGACGCGTTCCTGGTCGCCTCGGCCCCCAACGAGCGTCAGGTGCTGGCCATCGTCGACGCCATCGAGGAGCGGCTGCTCGAACTGCCGGAGAAGGCCAAGCCGCTGCGGCGCGAGGGCGAGCGCGGTGGTCGCTGGGTGCTGCTCGACTACGTCGACATCGTGGTGCACGTCCAGCACACCGAGGAGCGCGAGTTCTACGCCCTCGACCGGCTCTGGAAGGACTGCCCGCAGATCCCGTTCGTGGACCGGGACCTGGTCGAGGCCGACTCCGCCGCCGGCTCCACCGCCGAATGA
- a CDS encoding ComEA family DNA-binding protein, producing the protein MPDDEETTVRQRLSRLFAPGRDDASHPGAATFPALPDRPGPAPVDSPLAVAEGGVGCGGGADGEPVASPPIAPSRLPGPGAFDPGRRGVRALAVVAAVVVLGAGAWAWRSRPHTEPVRPVGTAAAALPEPAPAGSASAGPSQLVVAVAGKVRRPGLVRLPAGARVADAIDAAGGALPGVDTALLNPARKVTDGELVVVGATAPAALPGVPPAAAGDGSAPGGPVNLNTATLAQLDALPGVGPVLAQRILTHREQHGAFRSVADLRQVEGIGDARYEQLKELVTV; encoded by the coding sequence GTGCCCGACGACGAGGAAACCACCGTGCGGCAGCGGCTGTCCCGCCTGTTCGCCCCCGGGCGGGACGATGCGTCCCATCCCGGTGCCGCCACCTTTCCCGCGCTGCCGGATCGACCCGGACCCGCACCCGTGGACTCCCCGCTCGCCGTGGCGGAGGGCGGGGTTGGCTGCGGTGGTGGGGCCGACGGGGAACCGGTGGCGTCACCGCCGATCGCGCCGTCCCGGCTGCCCGGGCCGGGCGCGTTCGATCCCGGCCGGCGGGGCGTACGCGCACTCGCCGTGGTCGCCGCCGTCGTGGTGCTCGGGGCCGGAGCGTGGGCGTGGCGCTCCCGGCCGCACACCGAGCCCGTCCGCCCGGTGGGCACGGCTGCCGCCGCCCTCCCGGAGCCCGCCCCGGCCGGTTCGGCGAGCGCCGGTCCGAGCCAGCTCGTGGTCGCCGTCGCCGGCAAGGTACGCCGCCCCGGACTGGTCCGGCTGCCGGCCGGTGCCCGGGTCGCCGACGCCATCGACGCGGCCGGCGGCGCCCTGCCCGGAGTCGACACCGCCCTGCTCAACCCCGCCCGCAAGGTCACCGACGGCGAGCTGGTGGTGGTCGGCGCGACCGCCCCGGCCGCCTTGCCGGGAGTGCCGCCCGCAGCGGCGGGGGACGGCTCCGCACCCGGCGGTCCGGTGAACCTGAACACCGCCACCCTGGCCCAGCTCGACGCGCTGCCCGGCGTGGGGCCGGTGCTCGCCCAGCGCATCCTCACCCACCGGGAGCAGCACGGCGCCTTCCGGTCGGTGGCCGACCTGCGCCAGGTCGAGGGCATCGGCGACGCCCGGTACGAGCAGCTCAAGGAACTGGTGACGGTGTGA
- a CDS encoding DUF397 domain-containing protein, whose translation MGQHPKGDFDLSRAVWQRAEGDTSDSAVEVAFVDDLIGMRNSAEPEGPVLVFTQAEWDAFVAGAQDGEFDLD comes from the coding sequence ATGGGTCAGCACCCCAAGGGTGACTTCGATCTCTCCCGGGCGGTCTGGCAGCGGGCCGAGGGCGACACCTCCGACAGCGCCGTCGAGGTGGCCTTCGTCGACGATCTGATCGGCATGCGCAACTCCGCGGAGCCCGAAGGCCCGGTGCTGGTCTTCACCCAGGCCGAGTGGGACGCGTTCGTGGCGGGCGCACAGGACGGCGAGTTCGACCTCGACTGA
- the pepN gene encoding aminopeptidase N encodes MPSLTRVEATARGALITVESYQVDLDLTGGGERFRSTVTIRFRATPGAATFAEVRPATLTGVRLNDRDLDPGTLTDNRLPLAGLEAQNTLTVTAEMAYSNTGEGIHRFVDPADGETYLYAMSFLDEVQRIFAAFDQPDLKAPITLAVSAPAEWTVAANGRLLAQPRPGRWEFAPTEPLPPYLFSLIAGPWHVRRAEHDGIPLGIWCRRSLAPHLDADADEIFTVTRQCFDRFHQLFAERYPFGKYDQAFVPEFNAGAMENPGLVTFRDDYVFRSAVTDSQRELRATTIAHEMAHMWFGDLVTMRWWDDLWLNESFAEHLGTRVTAEATRFRSAWTTFALRRKAWGYAVDQRPSTHPVAPEEVADTAEALLNFDGISYAKGAAVLRQLVAWLGDDAFLAGLNAHFAKHRFGNASLADLLDSLSAAGGRDLSAWAERWLRRSQVNTLRMETAVDADGRWTDVAVVQTAPEAYPVLRPHRIGIGRYAPDGTTSRFEVDLDPDADQGRTTLTELVGLPATGLLLPNDGDLTYAKIRLDPASADAVPMVLPTLADPLARALLWGEALDAATDGERPVTSLVSLIAAALPAETEVIIAEDVLTLSRNLIDRYLDPLTRDAALLRVAGACTALLAGAPAGGSLQLAAARELIGATTDTALLAGWLAGDGVPEGLAVDADLRWALLLRLVVLGAAGEAEIAAEAAADRSATGAERAAACRAALPDAAAKATAWEIITSSTESSNRLVEATAEGFWQPEQAELTAPYVARYFADMPAAARLRTAWVADRVAGLAFPRYAVAQPTRELAAALLARDDLTPGLRRRVVDLDDDLRRALVARTAVAAAGA; translated from the coding sequence ATGCCGAGCCTGACCCGTGTAGAGGCGACCGCGCGTGGCGCGTTGATTACCGTCGAGTCCTACCAGGTGGACCTCGACCTGACCGGTGGCGGCGAGCGGTTCCGCTCGACCGTCACGATCCGGTTCCGGGCCACCCCCGGGGCCGCGACCTTCGCCGAGGTCAGGCCAGCGACCCTGACCGGCGTACGCCTCAACGACCGGGACCTCGACCCCGGCACCCTGACCGACAACCGGCTGCCGCTGGCCGGGCTGGAAGCGCAGAACACGCTCACCGTCACCGCCGAGATGGCCTACTCGAACACCGGCGAGGGGATCCACCGCTTCGTCGACCCCGCCGACGGCGAGACCTACCTCTATGCCATGTCCTTCCTGGACGAGGTGCAGCGCATCTTCGCGGCGTTCGACCAGCCCGACCTGAAGGCCCCGATCACCCTCGCCGTCAGCGCCCCGGCGGAGTGGACCGTCGCGGCCAACGGCCGGCTCCTCGCCCAGCCGCGCCCCGGTCGCTGGGAGTTCGCGCCCACCGAGCCCCTGCCGCCATACCTTTTCTCCCTGATCGCCGGCCCGTGGCACGTCCGGCGCGCCGAGCACGACGGCATTCCGCTGGGCATCTGGTGCCGGCGCTCGCTCGCCCCCCACCTCGACGCCGACGCCGACGAGATCTTCACCGTGACCCGGCAGTGCTTCGACCGCTTCCACCAGCTCTTCGCCGAGCGCTACCCGTTCGGCAAGTACGACCAGGCGTTCGTGCCGGAGTTCAACGCCGGCGCGATGGAGAACCCGGGCCTGGTCACCTTCCGGGACGACTACGTCTTCCGCTCGGCAGTCACGGACAGCCAGCGGGAGCTGCGGGCCACCACCATCGCGCACGAGATGGCGCACATGTGGTTCGGTGACCTGGTCACCATGCGCTGGTGGGACGACCTCTGGCTGAACGAGTCCTTCGCGGAGCACCTCGGCACCCGGGTCACCGCCGAGGCGACCCGCTTCCGCTCCGCGTGGACCACCTTCGCCCTGCGCCGCAAGGCCTGGGGGTACGCCGTCGACCAGCGCCCCTCCACCCATCCGGTGGCCCCCGAGGAGGTCGCCGACACCGCCGAGGCGCTGCTCAACTTCGACGGCATCTCGTACGCCAAGGGCGCCGCCGTGCTGCGCCAGCTCGTCGCCTGGCTCGGTGACGACGCCTTCCTCGCCGGCCTCAACGCGCACTTCGCCAAGCACCGGTTCGGCAACGCCTCGCTGGCCGACCTGCTCGACAGCCTCAGCGCCGCCGGTGGGCGTGACCTGTCGGCCTGGGCGGAACGCTGGCTGCGCCGCTCGCAGGTCAACACGCTGCGGATGGAGACGGCGGTCGACGCCGACGGCCGGTGGACCGACGTGGCCGTGGTGCAGACCGCGCCGGAGGCGTACCCGGTGCTGCGCCCGCACCGCATCGGCATCGGCCGGTACGCCCCGGACGGCACGACGAGCCGGTTCGAGGTGGACCTCGACCCGGACGCCGACCAGGGCCGGACCACCCTCACCGAGCTGGTGGGTCTTCCCGCCACCGGGCTGCTGCTGCCGAACGACGGCGACCTGACCTACGCCAAGATCCGCCTGGACCCGGCATCGGCCGACGCCGTGCCGATGGTCCTGCCGACGCTGGCCGACCCGCTGGCCCGGGCGCTGCTCTGGGGCGAGGCCCTGGACGCGGCGACCGACGGGGAACGCCCGGTCACCTCGCTGGTCTCGCTGATCGCGGCGGCGCTGCCCGCCGAGACCGAGGTGATCATCGCCGAGGACGTGCTCACCCTCAGCCGCAACCTGATCGACCGCTACCTCGACCCGCTCACCCGTGACGCCGCCCTGCTCCGGGTCGCCGGGGCCTGCACCGCGCTGCTCGCCGGGGCACCGGCGGGCGGATCGTTGCAGCTCGCCGCCGCCCGGGAGCTGATCGGGGCCACCACCGACACCGCCCTGCTCGCCGGCTGGCTGGCCGGCGACGGGGTCCCGGAGGGGCTGGCGGTCGACGCCGACCTGCGCTGGGCGCTGCTGCTGCGACTGGTGGTGCTCGGTGCGGCCGGCGAGGCCGAGATCGCCGCGGAGGCCGCCGCCGACCGTAGCGCCACCGGGGCGGAGCGCGCCGCCGCCTGCCGCGCCGCGCTGCCCGACGCCGCCGCCAAGGCCACCGCCTGGGAGATCATCACCAGCAGCACCGAGTCGTCCAACCGGCTCGTCGAGGCCACCGCGGAGGGCTTCTGGCAGCCCGAGCAGGCCGAGCTGACCGCGCCGTACGTGGCCAGGTACTTCGCCGACATGCCGGCGGCTGCGCGGTTGCGTACCGCCTGGGTGGCCGACCGGGTCGCCGGCCTGGCCTTCCCCCGTTACGCCGTGGCGCAGCCGACCCGGGAGTTGGCCGCGGCGCTGCTGGCCCGCGACGACCTCACGCCCGGCCTGCGTCGCAGGGTGGTCGACCTCGACGACGACCTGCGCCGCGCCCTGGTGGCCCGCACGGCGGTGGCCGCCGCCGGCGCTTGA